One stretch of Bradyrhizobium canariense DNA includes these proteins:
- a CDS encoding glycoside hydrolase family 88 protein → MTERLLLDALDLCARKLLEDEPTLGVEFPYVTAPSGSWSTMPASLSAGYRGKDWSHGNWFCGFWVGLLLISYLRTGDEKYLRLAEERMLLVAQRAEDGNTHDIGFIFYPSAIAAHHITGEKRYGDLALRAAEQLRRRLIMTPKGSYISSWGPLGDERGRRSSAIDTMANLPLLYWAGIYHRDASFVLAGEAHAMMTRGAFIRPDHSTYHAVEYDLATGERQRGFTFQGSADESCWPRGQAWAIYGYVRTAEATGKREYLDLAETLADYYLRRTGPDLVPFWDFDDPAIPNAPRDSSASAIVASALLDLAALHPDEQKAAQWRQQALDMLTVLCQRYLATEPSHRGLLRQGCYSKPHNQGVESAVMFGDFFFAEALCSATMPGKLRAVPKRLRA, encoded by the coding sequence ATGACGGAACGATTGCTGCTAGACGCGCTGGATCTTTGCGCCCGGAAGCTCCTGGAGGACGAGCCGACATTGGGCGTTGAATTTCCCTATGTCACCGCGCCGTCAGGTTCGTGGTCGACGATGCCGGCGTCGCTCTCGGCGGGCTATCGCGGCAAGGACTGGAGCCACGGCAACTGGTTCTGCGGATTTTGGGTCGGGCTGCTGCTGATCTCGTATCTGCGCACCGGCGACGAAAAATATCTCCGGCTGGCGGAGGAGCGGATGTTGCTGGTCGCGCAGCGCGCCGAGGATGGCAACACCCACGACATCGGCTTTATCTTCTACCCGAGCGCGATCGCCGCGCACCACATTACCGGCGAGAAGCGCTATGGCGATCTGGCGCTCCGTGCCGCCGAGCAATTGCGTCGCCGCCTGATCATGACGCCAAAGGGAAGCTACATTTCGTCCTGGGGACCGTTGGGTGACGAGCGCGGACGCCGTTCGTCTGCGATCGACACGATGGCCAATCTGCCGCTGCTGTATTGGGCCGGCATCTACCATCGGGATGCGAGCTTTGTCCTGGCGGGTGAGGCCCACGCCATGATGACGCGCGGCGCGTTCATTCGCCCCGACCATTCGACTTATCACGCGGTCGAATACGATCTCGCCACAGGTGAGCGGCAACGCGGCTTCACGTTCCAGGGCTCCGCCGACGAATCGTGCTGGCCGCGGGGGCAGGCTTGGGCGATCTATGGCTATGTGCGCACCGCCGAGGCCACCGGAAAGCGCGAGTATCTCGATCTCGCGGAGACGCTGGCCGACTATTATTTGCGGCGGACAGGCCCTGATCTGGTTCCGTTTTGGGATTTCGACGATCCGGCGATCCCCAACGCTCCGCGCGATTCCTCGGCCTCGGCGATTGTCGCGTCCGCGCTGCTCGACCTGGCAGCGCTGCATCCGGACGAGCAGAAAGCGGCGCAGTGGCGCCAGCAGGCGCTCGATATGCTGACCGTGCTCTGTCAGCGCTACCTTGCGACCGAGCCGTCGCATCGCGGCCTGTTGCGGCAAGGCTGCTATTCGAAGCCGCATAACCAGGGCGTGGAGAGTGCGGTGATGTTTGGCGATTTCTTCTTCGCCGAAGCGCTTTGCAGCGCAACGATGCCCGGCAAGCTTCGCGCCGTTCCAAAACGTCTGCGTGCCTAG
- a CDS encoding enoyl-CoA hydratase-related protein: MNAPTELVLSTVPSPHVLQLTLNRPSKRNALSNDLIAALAAGLRAAALNSDVRCVVLAGADTFFSAGADIKEMQQRGFEAIDNPARRSAWKDIANFPKPLIAAVEGICFGGGHELAMLADIIVAGETATFGQPEINIGILPGDGATQRLTRASGKSLAMLMILTGEPISARTALQAGLIAQIVDAGHAKASALAIAQSIAQKPPRSAELAKAAVLAAFQTTLDSGLEFERQAIRHAFTTEDQSEGMNAFFEKRSPQYRGR, from the coding sequence TTGAACGCCCCGACCGAACTCGTTCTTTCGACCGTCCCCTCCCCCCATGTCCTGCAACTCACGCTGAACCGGCCTTCGAAACGCAACGCGCTCAGCAACGACCTGATCGCGGCGCTCGCCGCCGGCCTGCGCGCCGCCGCGCTGAATAGCGACGTCCGCTGCGTGGTCCTCGCCGGCGCCGATACGTTCTTCTCGGCGGGTGCGGACATCAAGGAGATGCAACAGCGCGGCTTCGAGGCGATCGACAATCCCGCGCGCCGTTCGGCCTGGAAGGACATCGCCAATTTTCCAAAGCCGCTGATTGCGGCTGTTGAAGGCATCTGCTTCGGCGGCGGTCATGAGCTTGCGATGCTTGCGGACATCATTGTCGCGGGCGAGACGGCCACGTTCGGGCAGCCAGAAATCAATATCGGGATATTGCCCGGTGATGGCGCGACCCAGCGCCTGACCCGCGCCTCCGGGAAATCACTGGCGATGTTGATGATCCTGACGGGAGAACCAATTTCGGCGCGGACCGCGCTGCAGGCGGGGTTGATCGCCCAGATCGTCGACGCAGGCCACGCAAAGGCGAGCGCGCTCGCGATCGCGCAGTCAATCGCGCAAAAGCCGCCGCGCTCCGCCGAACTCGCAAAAGCCGCCGTGCTCGCGGCGTTTCAGACGACGCTCGATAGCGGGCTTGAGTTCGAGAGACAGGCAATCCGACATGCCTTCACCACAGAGGATCAATCGGAAGGAATGAACGCATTCTTCGAAAAACGGTCTCCGCAGTACCGCGGCCGCTAG
- a CDS encoding ABC transporter substrate-binding protein — MKISKNDNGFAISRRTLLAGAAIGATQIAAPFVVTARAAESIKIGMLLPKSGPYAVQGETGHNGAQIAVDDFGGHVLDRPIEIVWLDESSPQSTQQNMRKLLEEEKVVAIQGGVSSGDVLAIMPVAEQAKTLLMATGPNATEITGKNCGKYTFRVDLPNKVTVQSVYPLLKPHGKKWYFIVASYAWGIDAYNQMKDVVVKDGGTVVGYDQAPLGTTDYSSYILKLRQAKPDVLYVGLGGTDITNLLKQMHEIGLTRQMALSAPIVNDTDLWSAGPEAAFGTYPKLWNYTGSHLTKRSGEFVDAYKKKYGAPPEVEGWQDWFGATAILTAIKETKSTDSAKLVAFLEEHKFDGYKDAAIGFRNFDHQLVQPLLVATVKEKITDKYDYFDVDSQYPSDPAQLDAAYGSQADIGCTFKS, encoded by the coding sequence ATGAAGATCAGCAAGAACGATAATGGCTTTGCGATTAGCCGCCGGACGCTTTTGGCGGGAGCGGCGATCGGCGCAACGCAGATTGCAGCACCGTTCGTTGTTACGGCGCGCGCGGCAGAATCGATCAAAATCGGAATGCTTCTTCCCAAGTCCGGACCTTACGCGGTCCAGGGTGAGACCGGTCATAATGGGGCGCAAATCGCCGTCGATGATTTCGGCGGCCATGTGCTGGACCGGCCGATCGAGATCGTGTGGCTCGATGAATCGAGCCCGCAGTCAACCCAGCAGAACATGCGGAAGCTTCTTGAGGAGGAGAAGGTCGTCGCGATCCAGGGCGGCGTATCAAGCGGAGACGTCCTCGCCATCATGCCGGTCGCGGAACAGGCGAAGACGTTGCTGATGGCAACCGGCCCGAACGCCACCGAAATTACCGGCAAGAACTGCGGCAAATACACCTTCCGGGTCGATCTTCCCAACAAGGTGACCGTGCAAAGCGTGTATCCACTGCTCAAGCCGCACGGCAAGAAGTGGTATTTCATCGTCGCTTCGTACGCATGGGGCATCGACGCCTACAATCAAATGAAGGACGTCGTGGTCAAGGATGGCGGAACTGTCGTTGGATACGACCAGGCCCCGCTTGGGACGACCGACTACAGCTCCTACATCCTGAAACTGCGCCAGGCAAAGCCCGACGTGTTGTATGTCGGCCTTGGCGGCACCGACATCACCAACCTCCTGAAGCAGATGCACGAGATCGGCCTCACGCGCCAAATGGCGCTTTCGGCTCCGATCGTAAACGATACGGACCTATGGTCCGCCGGTCCCGAGGCGGCGTTCGGAACCTATCCGAAGCTCTGGAATTACACCGGTTCTCACCTGACGAAGCGGAGCGGTGAGTTCGTCGACGCTTACAAGAAGAAATACGGCGCACCGCCGGAAGTCGAGGGTTGGCAGGACTGGTTTGGTGCAACCGCCATTCTCACGGCCATCAAAGAAACCAAGTCGACCGACTCGGCCAAGCTGGTCGCCTTCCTCGAGGAGCACAAATTCGATGGCTACAAGGACGCAGCGATCGGCTTCCGAAATTTCGATCATCAATTGGTGCAGCCGCTGCTGGTGGCAACGGTGAAAGAAAAGATCACCGACAAGTACGATTACTTTGACGTCGACAGCCAATATCCCAGCGATCCTGCCCAGCTCGACGCCGCCTACGGCAGCCAGGCCGATATCGGCTGCACGTTCAAGAGCTGA
- a CDS encoding branched-chain amino acid ABC transporter permease, translating to MTELIISQVVNGLVLGFLYVLIAIGLSIIFGMLGVVNFAHGVYFALGAYFALSLRDSLGPWAIVLAPLGVGILGMAIEMTLMRPLYGKEPLLGLFMTFGIALFIEELIRTIWGAAGRPFNPPSFLSGFIIWGPVLVTKYRLFVLVVTVLILAALWLFLQGTRYGRIIRAGSRDPEMVSMLGINLKKVFTAVFGLGTAVAGAAGVLAAPLWSVVPSMSESAIMPAFVVVTIGGLGSFGGAVISGLLVGISVALSIQFWPAASTAVMYALMIVVLLIRPRGLLGESWERFE from the coding sequence ATGACCGAGTTAATTATCTCGCAGGTCGTCAATGGACTTGTGCTCGGCTTTCTCTACGTCCTGATCGCGATCGGACTTTCGATCATTTTCGGAATGCTCGGCGTTGTGAACTTCGCCCACGGCGTTTACTTCGCGCTCGGCGCTTACTTCGCCCTCTCCTTGCGTGACAGCCTCGGTCCGTGGGCGATCGTACTTGCGCCGCTCGGCGTCGGTATCCTTGGAATGGCGATCGAGATGACGCTCATGCGTCCGCTCTACGGCAAGGAGCCGCTGCTCGGCCTGTTCATGACGTTCGGCATCGCGCTCTTTATCGAAGAACTGATCCGGACCATCTGGGGCGCGGCCGGCCGGCCGTTCAATCCGCCGTCGTTTCTATCGGGTTTTATCATCTGGGGGCCGGTTCTCGTTACGAAGTACCGCCTGTTCGTGCTTGTGGTCACGGTTCTCATTCTGGCAGCGCTTTGGCTGTTCCTGCAGGGCACGCGATATGGCCGCATCATCCGCGCCGGCAGCCGCGATCCTGAGATGGTCAGCATGCTGGGCATCAACCTCAAGAAGGTTTTCACCGCGGTTTTCGGCCTCGGAACGGCGGTTGCCGGAGCAGCCGGCGTGCTCGCCGCTCCGCTTTGGAGCGTCGTGCCCTCAATGTCGGAATCGGCCATCATGCCCGCCTTCGTCGTTGTCACGATCGGCGGACTCGGAAGCTTCGGAGGCGCCGTGATTAGCGGCCTTCTGGTCGGAATATCGGTTGCGCTCTCGATCCAGTTTTGGCCGGCCGCATCCACAGCCGTGATGTACGCGCTCATGATCGTCGTTCTTTTGATCCGGCCGCGCGGACTGTTGGGTGAGAGCTGGGAGCGGTTCGAATGA
- a CDS encoding branched-chain amino acid ABC transporter ATP-binding protein/permease, giving the protein MKSVRKWLLHPIVVAGVLFAVLPFILPRIGSTASLATEIAIYALYALGFNLLLGYTGLVSFGASAFFGAASYAAGIAMIHLFDNMYLSIVFGTVTAAILGLVIGLLILRRRGIYFSLLTLAFTQLFYEIAFKWTDLTGGENGLQGISRSSLTSPLAYHYFVVGVVLCGMYAVWRIAHSPFGRVLQALRDNEQRVRCLGYDTKRYKLGAFIVSATIIGLGGSLLTFLIQSVYADNLSWQHAGDPVMMTILGGIHHFLGPTWGAAIFIVLSDQLSSVTEHWWLFFGAILIAFILLSPEGVSGIWFRLTGRRHWTLTAEDIPPRPRELGSLLDVESVSSAPGDDLVLEVRGLSKRFGSLVVADKVDVRVRANTLHSLIGPNGAGKTTFFNILTGLMPSESGTLTFRGRDITNMPAHKRIDAGLARSFQIVSVFTNLTVFETVRVAAQARSPYRGSLWRNAYRLPGVCEKAWTLLATVGLAERANELCANLAHGEQRLLEIAVALATDPELLLLDEPLAGLGDAERERIGILIRKLSRSHTVLLIEHDIDRVLSLSDQITVLHQGHVIAEGEPSAIANDPKVLEAYLGRHGIRRSEPASARAVTATRPPLLTLAGVDAGYNASRILHSIDLEVRQGEVVALLGRNGVGKTTTLHTIMGLLKPTKGTITFDGKNITSLSPDRVNRHGIAVVPEGRRIFPNLTVTENLALAQRDGGWPLDEIYRLFPKLRSRQDARGENLSGGERQMLAIGRALCAPQKLILLDEPFEGLAPSVVAEVWAAIGQLRETTSILLVEHKVDLVLDLADSAYVMVNGEIVYAGPSHALHADTELQAKLLGVG; this is encoded by the coding sequence ATGAAGTCCGTTCGGAAGTGGCTCTTGCATCCCATCGTGGTGGCCGGCGTTCTATTCGCCGTACTGCCATTCATCCTGCCACGCATCGGATCGACCGCGAGCCTCGCGACCGAGATTGCCATCTACGCGCTCTACGCCCTCGGATTTAACCTTCTGCTTGGATACACCGGGCTGGTTTCGTTCGGTGCATCAGCCTTCTTCGGCGCGGCGAGCTATGCCGCAGGCATCGCGATGATTCATTTGTTCGACAACATGTATCTGTCGATCGTTTTCGGCACCGTGACGGCTGCAATACTCGGGCTGGTCATCGGGCTTCTCATCCTTCGACGTCGCGGCATCTACTTCTCGCTGCTCACGCTAGCGTTCACGCAACTGTTTTACGAAATCGCCTTCAAATGGACCGACCTGACCGGAGGCGAAAACGGTCTGCAGGGAATTTCCCGATCGAGTCTCACCTCGCCGCTGGCCTATCACTACTTTGTGGTCGGTGTCGTGCTTTGTGGCATGTATGCGGTCTGGCGCATCGCTCACTCGCCGTTCGGACGCGTTCTGCAGGCGTTGCGAGACAATGAACAGCGCGTTCGCTGCCTGGGGTACGATACCAAACGCTACAAGCTGGGCGCATTTATCGTATCGGCCACGATTATCGGCCTTGGCGGCAGCCTGCTGACGTTCCTGATCCAGAGCGTCTATGCCGATAACCTCAGTTGGCAGCATGCCGGCGATCCCGTCATGATGACTATTCTGGGCGGCATCCATCATTTCCTCGGGCCGACATGGGGAGCGGCGATCTTCATCGTATTAAGCGACCAGTTGAGCTCGGTGACTGAGCACTGGTGGCTATTCTTCGGCGCGATCCTGATCGCCTTTATCCTGCTTTCACCCGAAGGCGTCTCTGGAATCTGGTTTCGACTGACGGGACGGCGGCACTGGACCTTGACCGCCGAAGACATTCCGCCGCGGCCGAGAGAACTCGGAAGCCTGCTCGACGTCGAATCCGTGTCATCGGCTCCAGGAGATGATTTGGTTCTTGAGGTTCGCGGTTTGTCGAAGAGGTTTGGCTCGCTGGTCGTCGCCGACAAGGTCGACGTCAGAGTCAGGGCAAATACGTTGCACAGCCTGATCGGTCCAAACGGCGCCGGCAAGACGACTTTTTTCAACATCCTGACTGGATTGATGCCGAGCGAAAGCGGAACGCTGACGTTTCGCGGCCGCGACATCACGAACATGCCTGCCCACAAGCGCATCGACGCCGGGCTTGCACGGTCCTTCCAGATCGTCAGCGTCTTCACCAACCTTACTGTTTTCGAGACCGTACGCGTCGCGGCGCAAGCGCGTTCGCCATACCGCGGCTCGCTTTGGCGAAACGCCTATCGGCTGCCCGGGGTTTGTGAAAAAGCGTGGACGCTGCTTGCCACCGTGGGTCTGGCAGAGCGCGCGAACGAGTTGTGCGCGAATCTTGCGCACGGCGAACAGCGCCTGCTTGAGATTGCGGTGGCACTTGCGACCGACCCGGAACTGCTCTTGCTGGACGAGCCGTTGGCCGGCCTTGGAGACGCCGAGCGCGAGCGGATCGGCATCCTGATTCGGAAACTGTCCCGGAGCCACACCGTCCTGCTGATCGAGCACGATATCGATCGGGTTCTATCGCTGTCCGACCAGATCACGGTCTTGCATCAAGGCCACGTCATCGCGGAAGGCGAGCCGTCCGCCATTGCCAACGATCCGAAAGTGCTCGAGGCCTATCTCGGACGTCACGGCATCCGCCGTTCCGAACCGGCATCGGCGCGAGCCGTTACGGCCACTCGCCCGCCTCTCCTTACGCTCGCCGGTGTCGACGCCGGCTACAATGCCAGCCGCATTCTTCACAGCATCGATCTTGAAGTGCGCCAGGGCGAGGTGGTCGCCCTACTCGGGCGCAATGGCGTCGGCAAAACGACGACGCTGCATACGATCATGGGTTTGCTCAAGCCGACCAAGGGCACCATTACATTCGACGGCAAAAATATAACTTCGCTGTCGCCGGATCGGGTTAATCGGCACGGTATCGCGGTGGTGCCGGAGGGCCGCCGAATATTCCCGAATCTTACCGTGACGGAGAACCTCGCGCTGGCCCAGCGGGACGGCGGCTGGCCTCTCGACGAAATCTATCGACTGTTTCCCAAATTGCGCTCGCGCCAGGACGCCCGCGGTGAGAACCTCAGCGGAGGCGAACGGCAGATGCTGGCGATCGGACGCGCGTTATGCGCGCCGCAGAAGCTCATCCTGCTCGACGAACCTTTCGAGGGGCTTGCCCCATCTGTCGTGGCCGAAGTGTGGGCGGCCATCGGGCAGCTCCGTGAAACGACCAGTATTCTGCTGGTCGAACACAAGGTCGACCTGGTGCTTGATCTCGCGGACAGCGCTTATGTCATGGTCAACGGCGAGATCGTTTATGCCGGGCCGAGCCACGCCCTTCACGCCGATACAGAGCTGCAGGCGAAGCTGCTGGGCGTCGGTTAG
- a CDS encoding MBL fold metallo-hydrolase: MKAQKLGTIEISKVTELPGLAMQATSLMPNITPEILADGRTWLGPQFIDPAAEVVFLSFHSYVVKTPRHNILVDTCCGNHKQRQSMPAWHMLDTPYLQELAALSLRPEDIDVVLCTHLHADHVGWNTKLIDGRWVPTFPNARYIMGQHEYDHWHRLHAENPPTPVNRGSFADSVLPVVESGQAMMVASDFRVEVELGEGVWLEPSPGHSPGHFSVHVVGGGQHALLSGDAIHHPVQMTHPHLSIAADFDRAQAVATRRGILERYADTATVLLTAHFPEPTVGRIVRYRDSFRFQFSDR, from the coding sequence GTGAAAGCGCAAAAACTCGGGACCATCGAGATCAGCAAGGTTACGGAACTGCCCGGCCTTGCAATGCAGGCAACGTCGCTGATGCCGAACATCACCCCCGAAATACTGGCCGATGGCCGCACATGGCTGGGACCGCAATTCATCGATCCCGCAGCGGAAGTCGTCTTCCTGAGTTTCCACAGTTATGTGGTGAAGACGCCGCGTCACAATATTCTGGTCGACACCTGCTGCGGAAACCACAAGCAGCGGCAATCGATGCCGGCCTGGCACATGCTTGATACGCCATACCTGCAGGAGCTGGCAGCGCTGTCGTTGCGGCCGGAAGATATCGACGTCGTGCTCTGCACGCATTTGCATGCAGATCATGTCGGATGGAACACCAAGCTGATCGACGGGCGCTGGGTGCCGACCTTTCCCAATGCGCGCTACATCATGGGCCAGCATGAATACGATCATTGGCATCGGTTGCATGCGGAAAACCCGCCGACGCCGGTCAACCGGGGTTCTTTCGCCGACAGCGTTTTGCCCGTGGTCGAAAGCGGTCAGGCGATGATGGTGGCATCGGATTTCCGCGTCGAGGTCGAGCTGGGCGAGGGGGTCTGGCTGGAACCGTCGCCGGGCCATTCGCCCGGTCATTTCAGCGTCCACGTCGTGGGTGGCGGCCAACATGCGCTGCTCTCCGGTGATGCCATTCATCACCCGGTCCAGATGACGCATCCGCATCTTTCGATCGCGGCGGATTTTGATCGCGCGCAGGCCGTGGCCACCCGTCGAGGCATCCTGGAACGATATGCGGACACCGCCACGGTTCTCTTGACGGCTCACTTCCCCGAACCAACCGTGGGCCGAATTGTTAGGTATCGCGACAGCTTCCGATTCCAGTTTTCTGACCGCTGA
- a CDS encoding ABC transporter ATP-binding protein → MNIDNVFSGYGNSEILHGVSLQVNDGEIVALLGANGSGKSTLINAITGFLPARGRVVLDGTDIAGRAPHQTFAKGVVQVSQMRDLFGRLTVLENLQLGGMRKRAGVNADAVKQRLAWVLELFPRLAERRAQLVGTLSGGEQQMVAIGRALMGFPRILLMDEPSGGLAPQFVQEIGRILQTLKQERSTVLLVEQNIGLAALTCNRFYILRAGQIVHEDQGSVLKAGAAELGRRYYL, encoded by the coding sequence TTGAACATCGACAATGTCTTTTCCGGTTATGGAAACAGCGAAATCCTGCACGGTGTTTCGCTGCAGGTGAACGATGGCGAGATCGTCGCGCTGCTCGGCGCTAATGGCAGCGGTAAAAGCACCTTGATCAATGCAATCACCGGCTTTCTTCCGGCTCGCGGACGCGTCGTTCTCGATGGTACTGATATTGCGGGACGCGCACCGCACCAGACCTTTGCCAAAGGCGTGGTGCAGGTGTCGCAGATGCGCGACCTTTTCGGTCGTCTGACGGTTCTGGAGAATCTGCAACTCGGCGGCATGCGGAAGCGCGCCGGTGTTAATGCCGACGCCGTCAAACAGCGCCTTGCATGGGTGCTTGAGCTGTTTCCCCGGCTGGCCGAACGACGCGCGCAACTGGTCGGCACGCTATCCGGCGGTGAACAGCAGATGGTGGCGATCGGCCGCGCTTTGATGGGTTTTCCCCGCATTCTCTTGATGGATGAGCCCTCAGGCGGTCTTGCGCCGCAATTCGTTCAGGAGATCGGCCGCATTCTGCAAACCCTGAAGCAGGAACGCTCGACCGTTCTGCTGGTCGAACAGAACATTGGACTGGCGGCATTGACGTGCAATCGCTTCTACATCCTGCGCGCCGGCCAGATCGTGCATGAGGATCAGGGCAGCGTGCTGAAGGCCGGCGCCGCCGAACTGGGGCGGCGATATTATCTGTGA
- a CDS encoding ABC transporter ATP-binding protein, translating into MTPRLKLEGVSVQFAGLRAVSDVSFEVAPGEICAVIGPNGAGKSTLFNAIGGYVRSTGRVHLNDTLLTGRSIHQIAAAGVRRTFQNGGLFQDITVIENLMVGLHQTHNIPLVAGALALPSARRMEGEAIRRARELLDLMGILNLERALVRDLSSGQRRIVEIARALAVPAKLLMLDEPAVGLTTLEIEHLDQVLKTLARDGISVLLVEHVLDLVMSVSDKVVVLNSGVRLAEGTPAAVKQDPAVLEAYLGYSELC; encoded by the coding sequence ATGACGCCACGGCTGAAACTGGAAGGTGTCTCCGTTCAATTTGCCGGCTTGCGGGCGGTTTCCGACGTCAGCTTCGAGGTTGCGCCCGGCGAAATCTGTGCCGTGATCGGGCCCAACGGCGCCGGCAAATCGACGCTGTTCAACGCGATCGGTGGCTATGTCCGCTCCACCGGACGGGTCCATTTGAACGACACGCTGTTAACCGGCAGATCGATCCATCAGATTGCGGCGGCCGGCGTGCGCCGCACGTTTCAGAACGGCGGCTTGTTCCAGGATATCACGGTGATTGAAAATCTGATGGTTGGCCTCCATCAGACGCACAACATTCCACTTGTCGCGGGCGCGCTGGCGCTGCCTTCGGCCCGGCGGATGGAGGGGGAGGCGATCCGCAGGGCGCGCGAGCTGCTCGACCTCATGGGTATCCTGAACCTGGAGCGGGCCCTGGTGCGGGATTTGTCCTCCGGACAGCGCCGGATTGTCGAGATCGCCCGAGCGCTCGCGGTCCCAGCGAAGCTCTTGATGCTCGACGAACCGGCCGTCGGACTGACGACGCTTGAAATCGAACATCTGGATCAGGTTCTCAAGACCCTTGCGCGAGACGGCATCTCGGTTCTCCTGGTGGAGCATGTGCTTGATCTCGTGATGTCGGTTTCCGACAAGGTCGTTGTGCTGAACTCCGGAGTCCGATTGGCGGAAGGAACGCCAGCCGCAGTCAAACAGGACCCGGCCGTACTGGAAGCCTATCTGGGATACAGCGAACTGTGTTGA
- a CDS encoding branched-chain amino acid ABC transporter permease: MSDTRKNRLGLIALALILLLLFSAAKLANGYIVYILAFMCINALMATGFNFVIGFLGQLVFANTAFFGIGAYCYGIILVHTGLPFPVAFLGACIAGGLAGLIVGLPALRLTGFQLAIVTLAFNELMHWVYLHSGSVGGGASGMELPDAQFLGLDLVDDRSKYVVILVVTIVCIWMVRNIARSTVGRAIVSVGASELAAAALTVPPVRYKIAAFALSGFFTAIAGALFAFLLGRVAPESFSLGQLLLGFAMVMVGGMGTVAGPVLGAVLLTAAPEFLRNIAGAEEILYSFLLIGLLLFMPSGLFGGLCALIPSLRERHLGAAP, from the coding sequence GTGTCTGACACAAGAAAGAACAGGCTCGGACTGATCGCGCTCGCGCTGATTCTGCTGCTGTTGTTTTCCGCGGCCAAACTCGCCAATGGCTATATCGTCTATATCCTGGCCTTCATGTGCATCAATGCGCTGATGGCGACCGGCTTCAATTTCGTGATCGGTTTCCTCGGCCAGCTGGTGTTCGCAAATACCGCGTTCTTCGGCATCGGCGCCTATTGCTACGGTATCATTCTGGTTCACACCGGCTTGCCATTTCCGGTGGCCTTTCTCGGCGCATGCATTGCCGGTGGCCTGGCCGGACTTATCGTCGGTCTTCCCGCGTTGCGGCTGACCGGCTTTCAGCTTGCGATCGTCACGCTCGCATTCAATGAACTGATGCACTGGGTCTATCTGCACAGCGGTTCGGTCGGCGGCGGCGCCAGTGGCATGGAATTGCCGGATGCCCAATTCCTGGGCCTCGATCTCGTCGACGACAGATCGAAATATGTGGTCATTCTGGTGGTGACGATCGTTTGCATCTGGATGGTGCGCAACATCGCCCGCTCGACGGTCGGCAGAGCCATCGTGTCGGTCGGCGCCAGCGAACTGGCCGCTGCCGCGCTCACGGTTCCCCCCGTACGCTACAAGATCGCGGCCTTTGCTCTTAGTGGCTTCTTCACGGCCATCGCCGGCGCGCTGTTTGCGTTCCTGCTCGGGCGGGTGGCCCCGGAGAGCTTCAGCCTCGGTCAGTTGCTGCTCGGCTTTGCCATGGTGATGGTCGGCGGGATGGGCACCGTGGCCGGCCCGGTTCTCGGCGCGGTCCTGCTCACCGCGGCGCCGGAATTCCTGCGCAACATCGCAGGCGCGGAAGAGATCCTGTACAGCTTCCTGCTGATCGGCCTTCTGTTGTTCATGCCGAGCGGATTGTTCGGCGGCCTGTGCGCGCTGATTCCGAGCTTGCGGGAACGGCATCTCGGAGCCGCTCCATGA